The following are encoded together in the Penicillium digitatum chromosome 3, complete sequence genome:
- a CDS encoding Zinc finger, FYVE/PHD-type: MARGGDPENTPEGFSKCLKPTTAVLPLRSMPPRQSIAPALAAPAKTTAPKAKLVPKPAQELSPLGPVMITHYSKTQQEKARTLFAKYGLTIDTGDWKTPPDPQLARVMKPIRMRVRRTCHRCETTFGAEKICINCQHTRCTKCPRDPAARNKDGDSSMRKPMLPETYVHQPHLLPRTSHLKLSTTRVISITMSSPTGGQDFIHRPVRQRVHRYCHLCTSVFTSGSKECSSCSHVRCKICPRDPAKLNKYPDGYAGDVDPPKPRPERTFKKPRCRVHYECHVCEACFPGNSSSCAKCGQAKCDETKRIPPKKDKPDSSPEVRIILKGIEEKLAQMALQHTPDIVEATAWA; encoded by the exons ATGGCTCGAGGTGGTGACCCGGAAAACACGCCGGAAGGCTTCTCTAAATGCCTTAAGCCGACAACGGCCGTCCTCCCTCTTCGGTCAATGCCCCCACGACAATCTATAGCTCCTGCGTTAGCTGCTCCCGCGAAAACTAC CGCACCAAAGGCAAAATTAGTACCAAAACCAGCCCAGGAGCTCAGCCCACTAGGTCCCGTCATGATCACCCACTACAGCAAGACCCAGCAGGAAAAGGCGCGCACCCTTTTTGCAAAATACGGCCTGACCATCGACACCGGCGACTGGAAGACACCCCCGGACCCCCAGCTAGCCCGCGTAATGAAGCCAATCCGCATGCGAGTGCGCCGTACCTGCCACCGCTGCGAGACCACCTTCGGGGCAGAGAAGATTTGCATCAATTGCCAGCATACCCGCTGCACAAAGTGTCCTCGAGACCCAGCTGCCCGCAACAAGGATGGCGACAGCTCAATGCGCAAGCCCATGCTTCCAGAGACCTACGTCCACCAACCCCACTTACTCCCCAGGACCTCGCACCTCAAGCTCAGCACCACGAGGGTGATTTCCATCACGATGTCGTCGCCCACCGGCGGCCAGGATTTCATTCATCGGCCAGTGCGCCAGCGGGTCCACCGCTACTGTCACCTCTGTACCTCGGTCTTTACCTCTGGCTCCAAAGAATGCTCGAGTTGCAGCCATGTGCGCTGCAAGATTTGCCCACGGGATCCGGCTAAGCTCAACAAATATCCGGATGGCTATGCGGGGGATGTTGATCCACCCAAGCCTAGACCGGAGCGCACGTTCAAGAAGCCTCGTTGCAGAGTCCATTATGAATGTCATGTCTGTGAAGCTTGTTTCCCGGGGAATTCAAGTTCTTGTGCGAAATGTGGTCAAGCGAAGTGTGATGAAACGAAACGAATTCC GCCTAAAAAGGACAAACCAGATTCCAGCCCTGAGGTTCGGATCATTCTCAAGGGCATTGAAGAAAAGCTAGCCCAGATGGCGCTTCAGCACACTCCAGACATTGTTGAAGCGACGGCTTGGGCTTAG
- a CDS encoding Polynucleotidyl transferase, ribonuclease H fold, protein MPKQPLKSKNRRSNNNNNNDDDDMDDYLYVVLKDTTSWDSWLPYIKSIATQYDVWELCDPSQKVAPPPLAPPTKVISIEKAKEQYKDDWYQAKMLLHEEWIAENAIYTRKKNGVGMVVRAIRGTVHPTYQPLIIEYETPWELLYNLHKRFAPESDPTYPARLRRQWRSLDRGVDQSTDIDKWLINWETMQTRCKRAKLPEADNASHHFLDAISALSPEFYGTWVLKLQDRSDIEFTELLGRYRAHWRITHGKSTGQRENSE, encoded by the coding sequence ATGCCGAAGCAACCCCTGAAATCCAAGAATCGGAGAtccaacaacaacaacaacaacgacgacgacgacaTGGATGACTATCTCTACGTGGTACTGAAGGATACAACATCATGGGATTCATGGCTGCCCTATATCAAGTCAATTGCTACTCAGTACGATGTGTGGGAGCTTTGTGATCCATCCCAAAAGGTGGCACCACCACCATTGGCGCCACCCACCAAGGTGATCTCAATTGAAAAAGCAAAGGAGCAGTATAAGGATGACTGGTACCAAGCGAAGATGCTTCTCCATGAAGAATGGATCGCAGAGAACGCTATCTATACCCGGAAGAAGAACGGTGTGGGCATGGTAGTCAGAGCAATTCGAGGCACAGTTCATCCCACATACCAACCTTTGATCATCGAGTATGAAACCCCATGGGAGTTACTATACAACCTGCACAAGAGATTCGCTCCAGAGAGTGACCCCACATACCCAGCTAGGCTTCGTCGGCAATGGCGGAGCCTGGATCGAGGGGTAGATCAAAGCACAGATATCGACAAATGGCTTATCAACTGGGAAACAATGCAAACGCGGTGCAAGCGAGCGAAATTGCCGGAAGCAGATAATGCCAGTCATCATTTTCTTGATGCCATATCGGCGCTTTCACCTGAGTTTTATGGAACCTGGGTTTTGAAATTGCAAGACAGGAGTGacattgaattcaccgaaCTTCTCGGTCGGTACAGAGCCCATTGGAGGATCACACACGGCAAGTCGACTGGTCAACGGGAGAACTCAGAGTAA